The [Pantoea] beijingensis genomic sequence TGAAGCACGTGATGGCGATCGTCCACGTCGTGAACGTCGTGAAGTGGGCGATATGGAGCTGTACCGCATTGAAGTTGGCCGTGATGATGGTGTTGAAGTTCGTCATATCGTTGGTGCAATTGCTAACGAAGGTGATATCAGCAGCCGTTACATCGGTAACATCAAACTGTTTGGCACCCATTCAACTATTGAACTGCCGAAAGGTATGCCAGGTGATATCCTGCAGCACTTTACCCGTACGCGTATTCTGAACAAGCCGATGAATATGCAACTGTTGGGTGATGCTCAGCCACGTAGTAACGATCGTCCTGAACGTGGTGGCGAACGTCGTGGTGGCGGTGCTGGTGCTGGGCGCGGTAGCTTTGGCGGCGCCGCTCCTGCTGGCCGTGAAGGTGGTGCTCGTCGCTTCAGTGATCGTCGCGAAGGCGGCGGTGGTCGTGGTGGTTTTAGCCGTGACGGTGGCAACCGTGGTCCACGTCAGGATGGCGGAAGCACACCAACACGCCGTCGCGATGCTTAATCGCTAACGCGTAAAAAACCAGCCTTCGGGCTGGTTTTTTTTCGCCTGTAGGGTAGAACAACGGTTTTAAAGCGATTTAGCAGCCTGCATAGCCAACTCAAACGAACGTAATCGTGCCTGCGTGTCAAAAATCTGACCATTAACCATTATCTCATCCGCCTGCGTTTCGCGGATCAGTGAAGCTAATCCATGGCGTACTTGATCGATATTACCAACCACCGACATGCTTAATGCCTGCTGCACACCATACTGTTCTGAAGGTGACCAGAGGTTATCCATATTTTCCACCGGCGCGGGCAACGGCCCGGGTTGGCCCCGCCGCAGATTAATAAACTGCTGCTGCATTGAAGTGAAGAGGAAGCGAGCATCCCGGTCGCTGTCAGCTGCGACGACATTAACGCAAACCATGGCATAAGGCTTATCCAACCGCGCTGAAGGGACAAAGCTTTCGCGGTACAGATGTAACGCCTGGAACAGCATATCCGGTGCAAAATGCGATGCGAAGGCGAAAGGTAACCCCATTTTCGCCGCCAACTGGGCGCTATAAAGGCTGGAGCCCAGCAGCCAGACGGGAATATTCAATCCTAATCCTGGAACTGGCTGTACGGGGGGCTGTTCGTTGTCAGCTGCATCGAACCAGCGGATCAGTTCAGCGACATCTTCCGGGAAACTATCGGCTTGCATGTTGGTCTGATGACGACGCAATGCCATCATTGTGCGCTGGTCAGAACCCGGCGCACGGCCCAGCCCCAAATCAATACGATCGGGATAGAGCGAAGCCAGAGTGCCAAACTGTTCGGCGATAACCAGCGGTGCATGGTTTGGCAGCATCACGCCGCCGGAACCAAGGCGCAGCGTGCTGGTACCTGCCGCAAGATAGCCGATCAACACTGAGGTGGCCGCGCTGGCGATACCGGTCATATTATGATGCTCAGCCAGCCAGTAACGATGAAAGCCCAACTTTTCCGATTGCTGCGCTAGTGCGAGAGAGGTATGGAAAGCGTCTCTTGCCGTAGCACCTTGGGGGATAGGTGCCAGATCAAGCACCGATAAAGGAACAGCTTTTTTCTCAGACATATCAGCTCACTTTTTTGTCTGCGTATTCTCTGGGGACTGTGGGTTGCAGCTTTGAACGTATCAGTATTAATGCCTCTGCAACCCCAGCGGTATAGGGACAGGCTGACTAACTCATTCGCCTGCTATTAATTCGTTCCAGTATTACCCATCATTACCCATATTAAAACTGCATTTATTTTTAGGGAATTTATCCAC encodes the following:
- a CDS encoding luciferase-like monooxygenase; translation: MSEKKAVPLSVLDLAPIPQGATARDAFHTSLALAQQSEKLGFHRYWLAEHHNMTGIASAATSVLIGYLAAGTSTLRLGSGGVMLPNHAPLVIAEQFGTLASLYPDRIDLGLGRAPGSDQRTMMALRRHQTNMQADSFPEDVAELIRWFDAADNEQPPVQPVPGLGLNIPVWLLGSSLYSAQLAAKMGLPFAFASHFAPDMLFQALHLYRESFVPSARLDKPYAMVCVNVVAADSDRDARFLFTSMQQQFINLRRGQPGPLPAPVENMDNLWSPSEQYGVQQALSMSVVGNIDQVRHGLASLIRETQADEIMVNGQIFDTQARLRSFELAMQAAKSL